Proteins from one Carassius auratus strain Wakin linkage group LG28B, ASM336829v1, whole genome shotgun sequence genomic window:
- the LOC113067476 gene encoding small ubiquitin-related modifier 2, with translation MADEKPKEGVKTENNDHINLKVAGQDGSVVQFKIKRHTPLSKLMKAYCERQGLTMRQIRFRFDGQPINETDTPAQLEMEDEDTIDVFQQQTGGHV, from the exons ATGGCCGACGAGAAACCCAAG GAGGGGGTAAAGACAGAGAACAATGACCACATCAATCTGAAGGTGGCGGGACAGGACGGGTCCGTGGTCCAGTTTAAAATAAAGAGACACACACCCCTCAGCAAGCTCATGAAGGCCTACTGTGAGAGACAG GGATTGACCATGAGGCAGATCAGATTCCGATTCGACGGACAGCCAATCAACGAGACAGACACGCCCGCACAG TTGGAGATGGAGGATGAAGACACAATCGATGTTTTCCAGCAACAGACAGGAGGACACGTCTGA